The DNA region GTCCTCCTCGCCCGCCATGTACATCGAGCAGTTGGAGACGCTGGGGAAGTCCCGGCAGTCGGTTGCCTTCCTGGCCATGTCGACCTCCTGTCACCCTCCCCCTTTTTTCCAGGCTAGGCCGGTTCTCAGAAGCCTTCGAGCGGGGGCGTCACGTCCGTCGGCGGAACCTCCCAGGGCCGGGCCACCGAGGCCCAGACCAGGAAGGCGACGGCGGCGAGCGCGAGCAGCGTCCAGCCGATCCGGCGCAGCACCCGGTCCCGGCGGAGCAGCCGCACGCCGCGGGCCACCGCCCGGGCGGCGAGGTCGCCGGGGACCTGCGGCTGGCCGGCCGAGAGCAGCCGGCGGACCTCGTCCTCCTTGCGCTCGTGCCGGTTCACGAGGCGGCCCGCAGGGTGCTCACGGAACGGGCGCAGATGGCCCGCACCCGGTCCTCCGGCACCCCGAGCAGCGCCGCGGTCTGCTCCTCGGCGACGCCCTCGTACAGCCGCAGCACGACGACCAGGCGTTCCTGCGGAGTGAGCGCGGAGAGCACCCCGCCGCGGCCCTTGTGGTGGCGCCAGGCGGTGCGGGCGAAGCGGGTGGCGAGCTCGGAGCGGGTGAACTCGTAGGGGTCCTCGCCGCGCAGCCGGTCCCAGTGGGCGTAGGTGTGCGCCAGGGCGGCGGTCAGCAGGGCCTGGGCGAGCGGATTGCGGCGGTCCGGCTCGGTGGTGAGCAGCGTCGCGGCATGCAGCAGCCGGCCCGACGCCCCGGCCGCGAACGCGTTGAATTCCCGGGTGCGCCGCGCGTGTTCGCCGGTCTGGCCGTCTGCGGGCTCTCGCACGCCCCCAGTTGAGACCGGCGCGCGGTCCCGGTCAAGCCCCGTGGACGGGGCACAAGGTCACGACTTGGCCGCGACGGGCCACGACCGGTCGCCGCGACAGGTCACGACGTGGACGCGGCCGGGTCGGCGGGCGCGGGCAGCCCCGACTGGCGGGCCGAGAGCGCGGTGTTGAAGCGGGTGAGCAGTGCGCAGAAGGACTCGCGCTCGGTGGGCGTCCACCCCTCGGTGACCTCCACCATCAGCTGGCGGCGCGAGGCCCGGACCTCCTCCAGACGGGCCTGGCCGCGAGGCGACAGCTGGAGCACCACCGCGCGCCCGTCCTCGGGGTGCGAGGTGCGCTTGACGAGGCCGGTGTCGACGAGCGGGGCGACCTGCCGGGTCACCGTCGACGAGTCGATGCCCATGCCCGCGGCGAGCGCCTTCACGCCCATCGGGCCCTCCCGGTCGAGCCGGTTGAGCAGCAGGTACGCGGCGCGGTCCATGGAGTTGCGGAGCTGTCCGGTGCCGCCGAGGCGGGTCTGCTCGGCCCGTCGGGCGAAGACGGCCACCTGGTGCTGGAGGGCGTCGAGGAGACCGGGGTCGAACTCAGTCGTCATGTCCTGAGATGTGGGCATGGCTGTGGGGGCTCTCTCGTGCGGCGGGCGTTTGGTGGGGGACAGAGTACGCGGCCCCGCCGGGGTCCGTACCGGCGCTGCGCAAACCTGTCCGGCGGCCCGCCCGCCGGGCGGCCACGGGGGCCGTGAGCTGCGAGACTTGCTGTCATGAGCTTCCGTACGCCACGCCCCTTGCACCCGCTGATGCTCGACGACGTGCGCGGGGCGCAGAAGATGCTGGCCGGGGTGGCCCGGGTGACCGCGATGGAGGGCAGCCGCCATCTGTCCTCGCTGATCGGGGCGCCGGTCCACTTCAAGTGCGAGAACCTGCAGCGCACCGGCTCCTTCAAGCTGCGCGGCGCGTACGTGCGGATCGCCGGGCTGCGCCCCGAGCAGCGGGCGGCCGGGGTGGTCGCCGCGTCGGCCGGCAACCACGCGCAGGGCGTGGCCCTGGCCTCGGCGCTGCTCGGCGTGCACGCCACGGTGTTCATGCCGGTCGGCGCCCCGCTGCCGAAGGTGGCGGCGACCCGCGAGTACGGCGCGGACGTACGGCTGCACGGCAGCGTCGTGGACGAGACCCTTGCGGCGGCGGAGGAGTACGCCCGGGAGACCGGCGCGGTGTTCATCCACCCCTTCGACCACCCCGACGTCATCGTCGGGCAGGGCACGGTGGGCCTGGAGATCCTGGAGCAGTGCCCCGAGGTCCGCACGATCGTGGTCGGGGTCGGCGGCGGCGGGCTCGCGGCCGGCATCGGCCTCGCGGTGAAGTCGCTGCGGCCCGACGTGCGAGTGATCGGCGTGCAGGCGGAGGGCGCGGCG from Streptomyces fradiae includes:
- a CDS encoding sigma factor-like helix-turn-helix DNA-binding protein, with product MREPADGQTGEHARRTREFNAFAAGASGRLLHAATLLTTEPDRRNPLAQALLTAALAHTYAHWDRLRGEDPYEFTRSELATRFARTAWRHHKGRGGVLSALTPQERLVVVLRLYEGVAEEQTAALLGVPEDRVRAICARSVSTLRAAS
- a CDS encoding MarR family winged helix-turn-helix transcriptional regulator gives rise to the protein MPTSQDMTTEFDPGLLDALQHQVAVFARRAEQTRLGGTGQLRNSMDRAAYLLLNRLDREGPMGVKALAAGMGIDSSTVTRQVAPLVDTGLVKRTSHPEDGRAVVLQLSPRGQARLEEVRASRRQLMVEVTEGWTPTERESFCALLTRFNTALSARQSGLPAPADPAASTS
- the ilvA gene encoding threonine ammonia-lyase; amino-acid sequence: MSFRTPRPLHPLMLDDVRGAQKMLAGVARVTAMEGSRHLSSLIGAPVHFKCENLQRTGSFKLRGAYVRIAGLRPEQRAAGVVAASAGNHAQGVALASALLGVHATVFMPVGAPLPKVAATREYGADVRLHGSVVDETLAAAEEYARETGAVFIHPFDHPDVIVGQGTVGLEILEQCPEVRTIVVGVGGGGLAAGIGLAVKSLRPDVRVIGVQAEGAAAYPPSLAAGHPVAIESPVTMADGIKVGRPGDVPFALVREYVDEVVTVSEDALSSALLLCLERAKLVVEPAGASPVAALLADPDAFRGRGPVVAVLSGGNVDPLLMQRILRHGMAAAGRYLSLRLKVTDRPGALATLLAVLTVVDANVLDVSHVRTDPRLGLTEAEVELHLETKGPEHCEEVTEALRDAGYTVLG